One genomic segment of Thermodesulfobacteriota bacterium includes these proteins:
- a CDS encoding 2-oxoacid:acceptor oxidoreductase subunit alpha gives MTCQRVLTGEHFINGDEACTEGALAAGCNFFAGYPITPATEVAEAMSRRLPKLDGTYVQMEDEIASIAAVLGAAWGGAKSMTSTSGPGFSLMMENIGLGVITETPCVVVNIQRGGPSTGLPTTCGQGDIMQARWGSHGHYEIIAISPSSPQEMFDFTIRAFNLAETFRIPVLIMADEVVGHTLERVTIPPAEKIKVVNRKKPSKPPEKYLPYKTDSSLIPVLPDAGDGYKIHITGLTHDERGYPVPDAQTQEVLITRLINKIRNNRDAIIDYEEHFLDGAKIIIVTYGSSVRPALKAMRDLRDDGLKVGLLKLNTIWPFAEDLIRKLAKKAKAFVVPEVNFGQIALEVERCASGQALTKLIHHAGGGIHTPQQITNAVQKILPEIGTKRKRK, from the coding sequence TTGACATGTCAGCGAGTTTTGACCGGAGAGCATTTTATCAACGGCGACGAAGCATGTACTGAAGGTGCTCTGGCTGCCGGATGCAATTTTTTTGCGGGATATCCCATTACTCCGGCCACAGAGGTGGCGGAAGCAATGTCCAGACGGCTCCCGAAGCTGGACGGCACCTATGTTCAGATGGAAGACGAAATAGCATCCATTGCGGCGGTACTCGGCGCGGCCTGGGGCGGGGCAAAATCCATGACTTCCACTTCGGGCCCGGGTTTCAGTCTGATGATGGAAAACATCGGCCTGGGTGTCATCACCGAAACACCTTGCGTGGTAGTCAACATTCAAAGGGGTGGGCCATCCACCGGTCTTCCGACCACCTGCGGCCAAGGGGACATCATGCAGGCCAGATGGGGTTCCCACGGACATTATGAAATCATAGCGATAAGTCCGAGTTCCCCCCAGGAAATGTTTGATTTCACCATCAGGGCCTTTAACCTTGCCGAGACTTTTCGTATTCCGGTTCTGATTATGGCCGATGAAGTGGTGGGCCACACCTTGGAACGCGTCACTATTCCACCTGCAGAAAAAATTAAAGTGGTAAACCGTAAAAAGCCTTCAAAACCACCAGAAAAATATCTTCCGTATAAAACCGACAGTTCCCTGATTCCTGTGTTGCCGGATGCGGGGGATGGATACAAGATTCACATTACCGGCCTTACCCATGATGAAAGGGGATATCCTGTACCGGATGCCCAGACTCAGGAAGTTTTAATCACGCGCCTGATCAACAAAATTCGCAACAATCGAGATGCAATCATAGATTATGAGGAGCATTTCTTGGATGGAGCAAAAATTATTATCGTCACTTACGGATCTTCCGTCAGGCCCGCGCTAAAGGCCATGCGCGATTTGCGCGATGATGGCCTCAAAGTCGGTTTGCTTAAGCTTAACACCATCTGGCCGTTTGCCGAAGATTTGATCAGGAAGTTGGCAAAAAAGGCAAAAGCCTTTGTGGTGCCGGAAGTAAATTTCGGTCAGATCGCCCTTGAAGTGGAACGATGCGCATCCGGACAGGCCCTGACAAAATTAATTCATCATGCCGGAGGGGGTATCCATACGCCACAGCAAATCACGAATGCGGTACAAAAGATCCTGCCTGAAATCGGAACTAAAAGGAAGAGGAAATGA
- a CDS encoding 4Fe-4S binding protein, translating into MKMWREPLDLGEKLLPPAEIHIIESRCKGCGLCVEFCPRGVLKMSDKFNQKGYHPPVVEEPAACVGCHFCEEVCPEFAIFCDHSYDHLNDK; encoded by the coding sequence ATGAAGATGTGGAGAGAGCCTCTTGATTTGGGGGAGAAATTGCTGCCACCGGCAGAGATCCATATTATCGAAAGCCGATGCAAAGGGTGTGGTCTTTGTGTGGAATTTTGCCCGCGCGGTGTTTTAAAAATGTCCGATAAGTTTAACCAAAAGGGATATCATCCGCCTGTTGTAGAGGAACCTGCCGCCTGCGTGGGATGCCATTTCTGTGAAGAAGTTTGTCCGGAGTTTGCCATTTTTTGTGATCATTCGTATGATCATTTGAACGACAAATAA